TTCTTAAGTTCGTGTTTAAGTTTTACATTATCAGCTGCTAGAATTATCTTTTGTTCTTCCATTTCAGATATTTGAGAAACCAAAGCTACTTTTTCATCTTGAAAGATGTCTAAGTTGTTGTTCATCATATCCTTCTCATTTGTTAACTCAGTAATTGAGTCAATCTGAAAAGTTGCTAGACTTCTCAACCTTTTAATAGAATAAACATGTAAGTTCTGTTTAAAGTTAGAAAGGGTTACCTCTTCTTGaggttcttcttcaacttcCTTATCATCAGATATTGCCATGAAAGCAAATATTGAATCAAACACTTCTTTGTCATCCTTCACTACGAGCATGGAATTATCTTTAAGGTGTAAAAACTCCTCAGAATCGCTTGAGGTATTTATTCAAATGGCAAGAGCTTTCTTGACCATGTAGTCTGTAATAGTTTTTCTTCCCTTTTTAACACAGGACCTGttcccttctttttctttgtctCCTCCAGCTTTGACATAGTCATTGTAGTTCATCTTGTGCATAGGAAAATATTTGATGAAATGCCCTGGTTTACCACACTTGTGACACAGATCTGTGGCATTTGTAGGTTGTCTGGTGTTACCCTTTTTCATGAACTCTCCGTTTTTCGTCACAGTCTTCTGAAATCTTCTAGTCAAATAGGCCATATCTTCGTCTTCTAAGAACCTTCAGGTCCTTAGCTTCAGTGATATCATCAACCTTACTTGCCCAAGACTTGGCCAACTCTCTCAGAATCTTCTTGATCTATTTGCTAGTCTTGATAGGTTCACCCATGGCTCTGAGTTCGTTAGTTATAGCTGAAAACCTCGTGTTCATATAATAGATTGATTCACCCTCCTTAGTAAATTTTTCATACTAAGAAGTGAGCATATCCATCTTCGGTTCCTTCACCTGTTCTGTTCCTTCATGAGCAGTTCGTAGACAGTTCTAGATTTCCTTAGCTAATTCACATGCAGAAATTCTATTGTATTCCTCAGCTTCTATACCACATGCAAGCAGCTTCTTCGCCATATAGCTCTTCTCAATGTTCTTCCTATCAGCTTCAGTGTACTATTGTCTGGTTTTTACAACAATCCTTGTGATATCTCCATCTTTCACTTCAGTAGTAGGAATGAATGGACCATCTAGCACCACATCCCATAGTTCACTATCTTCAGCTATCAAGTAGTCATGAATTTGAGTCTTTCACCAATTATAGAACTTGCCATTGAAACGAGGTGGCCTAGTTGATCATTGTCCTTCCTCCAGATTCAGTGGAGCAACCATTCTTTCACAAGATAATCTCTTGGTGTTAGCCAAAAAAAGAGagcctaggctctgataccaattgataGAATGTACTCATTCACTAAACGATAGGGATCGGGTCCCTTATCAGAATAATAATGTGAAAAAGTAAAGAACAGAAAGTAAAATCAAAACGCGAGATTTTACGTGGaaaactccttgctcaagggaaAAAACCATGACCTGCCACACATAATTTCACCTCCAACTTCACTAATCAAAGAGCCAAGATTTAGATTACAAACTATTGCAATATAGGAATTGCACCCACAATCCCTTCCCCCCCCACTGGAACAACTCTATTACAATCGAATTTAGAGCAATAGCTCTATTGCCCACTAAACCAACAAACTCTAGTTGACTTAGAATTTAAGATGTCTCCACAACGAACTCTAGCTATATTGACACATATTGAAACAACTATGAGATGATCTAAATCCTTTATAGTATAGGAATAGATCTACAAAAATAAGACCAAAAaaaccaaaactctaaaacaaAATAAGGACTGCTAACCCTATTTGGTCCTCCTATTCTTCGAGGCTCAATTTCAGAGAGCAATAACttttcaatatatttcttcattcAGATTCCAAAAGGTCAAAGAGAATGGTGTAgaagatgtatatataaatgatatacATAGTGTTGTAAGCATTTCATTTGTTAGACAACTGTCCCTCTGCAACAGGACTCGTACGCTCACACCCCAGACCAGTGTACGGTTGTCTGCTGTTACTTTTAATGCTTCTGAGTTCTCGCAAGAAATCAGATCTCACACCTGTTCCCATggtttgttaaatcatcaaaacatataATATCGGTTCTTGAGGACGCATTCTAGGACTCGGATCTATATTATATTTCTtacactttatttcattttatttacttTGTCCAATAATTAATCGATAACCAAACCACTAGTAAACTAACCTAAATAAAGTTAAATTAAGAAAGGTTCTCttaactttatataaatttaattgtaCTATTTTtctgataaataaaatattattttattctgaACTCGAAAAGTACACGAGACAGTGAAAGTATATAAGAAACTTTCAACGAAATTAGATTTAAGTAATGGAGTCCCCTAAGAATTTGAGAAGCTTCCAATGTGAATGCACAATGAAATGATATATTCTTGTGGTTAGGCGGTTCAGGTACGAGAGAGctcaaaagcaaaaaaaaaaatcgattTTTAACCTTGCCTATGGCACACGGAGGTGTGTCCACTATCCAATGCGCAAACAAGAAGAGTAGGTACAGCTTCAAATTCACGGCAATTTCTCTAACTTTTGGTAAAAGTATAAGTCAAAATTTACTTTTGGAAAAGCAACGAATAACTCAAAGTTCACGCATAATGATAATTAAACAATAaggataatttcttttaaaaaactCTAGAACTTAAATCAATAGGGTAAAAAGCAATTTCAGTCCCcgtattattgtattatttttattttagtgcCTAATCTGACTAAGCACATTtgatctttaattaattaaattatgtgTGTATATTTTTAATCCTTTTACTAATGGAACCAAAACAGAAAAACAGATTGATGGCAATTTGGGATTTTCAAGCTAAAGTTTTCCAAAACAAAACAGAAGAGAAAACTTCATTTCTACCTTTTTAATTGGATCATCTGCTAGTAACTTATCCTTGTGATTGCCTTTCATGTACTTCACAATTGGACACAGATTTAAATCTTCTTTTTCCTCATTTAGTACCATTATAACCTCCTTAATCATCTGCAATGTCGCCATTCCAATTTTAGATACACTAAAATTGCTAAGTTACAAAATTTAGGTACAGTAATATTGGAAGCATTTGCAGAAGCTGCATGCTCGTGGAGTATGCTTCTCGATATTTTACAATCCTCACAAATTATTATCAGCTTAGCCTAGCTAAATTATAACTTCTTGTGATTAGGGCTGGCCCAACCCAATCCAACCCTTAAGGACTAGCGAGTTAAATGGGTTAGAATGGGCTGAGTCTTTTAACTAAATAGTCTATAAAATAGCAGCTCAATTCAACCCTAAGCGGACTGCGGGTTGAGACGGGTTGACCCTTCAATCAAAAGATAGACAATATTGGCCTCTTAGAAAGACTATCGAACATTGATCAACACAACACCAATACGTCAAAAATTCACATGTTCATGAGTTTCACACACTTTAGCGGAATACTTACAAAACAATTGAACATGCAAGATACAACAGTCAACAATCATAAGattcatcataagaacatacattacatgatcattttttcataaactagacAAGAAAGGAGAAACGAGAAATTAAGCATAAACACAAAAGTAAAAGAGGTCAAAgattcaaaattattatttcttcaattgcctagttgttgaagatttgacaaaataaaacactatttaaaatatatattataaacaATTTTAAATTTCATGATCCACGGGCCGGCCTCTGAGGCTTGCGGGTTAAGCCCAAGAGGCTGGCGGGCCAAATGAGGCTGGGCTAAAAAACCTTGTTCCTAAATGAAGTAAAAAAAGTTAATCCAACACTACTTAATTCAAGGATTGGATTGGACCGACCTCATGTCTACTTGTGATTGCCGCATGATTATTTGAGGAATGCACATGTTTTACATTAATGAAGTATGCATGATTATTTGAGGAATGGACATGTTTCAGATTAATGaagtatcaaaaaaaaatacgaGTAAAAAAAAGATATGTTGGACTCGAACACAGAGCTTAAAATTGGGGGAAAACTTAGAATAGACTTCGACAATAGCAAATTCGAGTCAGTCGTGAGCATTTTGTGTTGGTTTTCAATTAATTGTGTGCAATTACTGACAGTTCGGTAAGTAAAAAGActaaaaatgcatatattactttAATTAAGCTaaggttaaataaattaatacagTAAAATGGGGACTAAAAACTATTTTCCCTAAAGAATACAAGTGCGCGCGTGCCTAATGACAAACCACACAATTGTATAagtgaaaataaattaaaattatctacGTAATCTTCATTCACAATTCGATGaatctattttatattttgcCTATGTCGGGAAAGTCCACTTTGCACATTAAGAATACCCTCATGTCTCCTCTTCACCAAATGGTCATAAGATAATTGGTTTTCTTTGGGTCCCCTTTGTTTGACTAATAAGATCATAACAAGTCCTAAAAATGTCATACTTTTATAACTACCTGTAATTTTCAAACAGGTATACGCGGATcttgttttatatatttttctcgtttaatcaatgattctattttttttctattgatCTAGCTTATTGGTTTTGTTTGCTTTTACTCTTGTCAAACGTAAAAAGACATGCAATGGAGTCTCCGTGTTAGGTAGCCTGCCTAGAACAATAACCTTGAGAAAGCATTCTCTAATCTCTACAATTTCCCTATAAATACGTGATTTTTCTCATCATCCACATATACTTGTTTCTTTCAAAGTAATAGGTTATAATATCTCAAGTACTAAACCCTCTTCCATGGCTTCTTTTAAGAGTGCCATAGTTTTGTTTTTTCTAGTGAGCTTAATGGGAAGCTCCTCAGCTCAACTCACCACTGGGTTCTACTCAAAATCATGTCCTAAGCTCTATGAAACTGTGAAATCTGTGGTGAACTCTGCCATTCAGAAGGAAACCCGAATGGGTGCTTCCCTCCTTCGCCTATTCTTCCACGATTGCTTCGTCAATGTAATCTACCTTcttcattttctcttctttttgtttttgcaaatgttgttgttgttttcatGTTCTAGAACATGCGGGCTAGTTTTTATTATACAGGGAAAAGATCCTGATATGTTCATCAATTTTACGAGTTAGAGCTGATATACATTTTGTTACAAAAATGACTCATGTATATCTAATCTCAAAGTGATATATGTAGTTACAAACGTTTATCTGTTAACAACATGCATGAGGGTTATAGTGTGCACTTTGCATAATTCCAAAATGGCTGGTATTTTCTATTGCCAAGTTTCATAGGACTGATTGTGATATATTTTTGCTAGAGTTTGACAACTTTGTTGGTGAGTTCGTTTACTAGTAAAGTTGTGTACGTCTTTTTCTGTCTCCAGGCATTCGAATGGTCTCTGGGCCGTTTATATatagtctttttattttttcaaaaagaattatttGCTTATATAATATAgtcaatttttcattttaacatgaaattgaatttttcaattttgcaaaaataattctaatcacttcttcaagaaaagaaaaggaagattttCCGTCACAATATTTCCCTAGGAGTGTTTTCCAAGTGAAGTGTGTCTAGATaccacttttaatttttaaatacatttttACCTCCGacttaactttattttttttctttcaaatatcACTAAATTCATGTCCCCGCTTAATCTTGATTGAATCCATAAGTTACGTTAGTCGAAATACACCTAATTGTGTAACTTTTGACTTGGCATACTCCTAAATCAGACACGTttaccttaatttttttatgccTTTTGGCTCTTTGGCTCTGTTTTTTGGTTATCTAAACTCCTTAATGAATTTATTTCAGGGATGCGATGGATCATTGTTCCTGGATGATACATCAACCTTCACAGGGGAAAAGAGGGCACAACCAAATTTTAATTCCGCTAGAGGATTTGAAGTTATTGACAACATCAAATCTGCTGTCGAAAAAGTATGCCCTGGTGTCGTCTCTTGTGCTGATATTTTGGCCGTTACCGCCCGGGACTCTGTTGTCATCGTAAGTTGTTGATGTTATTATCAACATATTTCTTATGTAAACCTCCTTTTAATATTATATGCTAACAAGAATGTTGGATGTATATATGTAGCTTGGAGGGCCTAATTGGGATGTAAAATTGGGAAGAAGAGATGCCAGGACAGCGAGCCAAGGTGCTGCCAATAGCAGCATTCCTACCCCAACTTCTAACCTTAACCGTCTCATCTCTAGCTTCAGTGCTGTTGGTCTTTCCACAAAGGATATGGTTGCTTTAGCTGGTTTGTTCTCATCTCCAAAACTCTTCAAACTTAATGGATTTAAGTCATCTATACTgatattacaaaaaaaaaaaatcattagacTCCAAATATTGTTTAAATCATAATAACAagtactccctctattccaATTTAAGTGGCTTAATTTGATTGacacgaaatttaagaaaaaaaaacgaCACTTGAATCTTAtagtcttaaattaaaaatgtgtgtagttctttaaattttgtaattttaacCTTATCATGAAAGAAATTAGAATTCGAAAACTTAGCTATTTTTTTTAAGACAAAATTAAAAGGAAAGCAAGACACTTGTAAAAGGGAGTACTATTTTTACCGAATTACCAATTAATATCGTTACGATAAAGAATTACTTTGAACGAATCTATATATAAGTTATGTTGTTTTATTGGTGTTTTACAGGAGCTCATACGATCGGACAAGCAAGGTGCACCAGTTTCAGGGGACGCATATACAACGAGACCAAAAACTTGGACGCATCACTAGCAAGAACCAGGCAAAATAACTGCCCGAGAACCTCAGGCTCAGGGGATAACAATTTGGCACCTCTTGATCTACAGACTCCTACAAACTTCGACAACCACTACTTCGTAAACCTTGTTAACAAAAAGGGTCTGCTCCACTCTGATCAGCAGCTCTTCAATGGGGGATCCGTGGATTCAATTGTCAAATCATACAGTAACAACCCCAGCAGTTTCACCACTGATTTTGTGACCGCCATGATTAAGATGGGTGACATCCGTCCTCTCACTGGATCTAAAGGAGAGATCAGGAAGAACTGCAGGAGGATCAACTAATTATGTTACTTTTGCTTAATATCAAGTGTGTTTGGAGATTTCAATTTGTAGTTGTTGTTTTGTTGCTTGATTTGTAGGCTCAATGGCTGTTACCTACCCCGTCACAGCTTTACGTGCCACGTTTTACTGCACTCTTTAATTTGTATCGTATTtgacttttatatatataaaaaataccTTTCTTTGCTAAAACTTCAAAAACAAACCGGGGTACTCTCTAGTGCCAGAAGAAAGTTTTTAGAAGTTTTTCCCACTTAGCGTACTTTAATGTAAACACCCGCATATAAATCACATTTGGACGGATTGAATACTGAAAATTGATTGAATTAACCTATATAAATATGGATAAATAATGGATTGGGCAAATAAAACATAATCCACTTCAATCTCCTAAATTCAAAAAGCTTAAACCTTTAATTGAGTTAATTAAAATcaactttaaaaataataacttttaCACGTGATAAACGTATTTCACAACATCATTCTTGTTAATTTCCTTCAGGAGAAAATATAATGACTATCAAAACAAAGTTATTGAGTAGAAGTTTGTTGATATATTCCTATATATATTTACAAGATATTAATTTAAGAAATTCAATAAAAATTAGACATACGTAAATTAAAATCTTTTCAAAATAAATCCAATAAACATTAGACAAACACAAATTGAAAAGAGAGTATTAATTCCGAGTAAATGActtaacatatttaacattCAATTAATGTAAATGTGTGTTTTGATCTCTTCATGTAgaaaatatatcatatttaacaCTATTTATAGAAGTATATTCATTTGTCAAATAAAGTGTGAAGCAACAATATAAATTTGAAACAACATATGAAACAATTAGtaattatgataaaattataaataattcacaAGCAAATGATCAAAAGTGTTACAATATAAATGCGACTTATTTTTCTCCTTAATATAATACTGGAATGACTTGAGAGACTCGTACTTGGTTTTATTTGTTACTTGGACCATTCTACTCATCACTTTACCTATTGAATCCTTAAACTGATCATTAGAACACAAcattctaaacccttctaattaGATCTATTAAGAGGTTTTATaaggaaacaaactaaatgcaCTTATTGAGGTGAATCTGAAAAACTAAGaattaaatcataaaaataaatacactTAATAGATTGAATCTAAATGATTAAAATTGAGACCTCTATTAAGTGCAAATAAATGAGGCTTAAGCTAACCTCTAGTCTTTTATTCAGGGGATTTAAAATCtatatatgtacataaaaacttatcttatatataattttttactgAGATAATTTGGATGAACACCCTCCTGCCACCTAGGTCCGTCTATGTTTGATGTCATTCTATGTCTATACTTCTTTCACAAATTTAAATTCGTTAATTTTTACACTTCTACCATTGATGCAATACTTACATCTTCTTAATAactctttttaatattttcttctatcgTCACTAAGATCCATGTAAGTTAATTTAATATAAGAAAACGGATCAAATATATTACTAATGTATTTAATATAAAGTAATTTTATTCGTCGTTTCAAAAGTGTCTCATTAGCTAAATGACCTAAATATGTCATTATTGGTTAACATAATTTATTTTCCCTACTAAAAATTACAATGACATACTCATTGTAGTCCCACGAATGGGATTTGAGAATGATGATATATACACAATCTTATTTCTACCTTATggtatttttcatattaaatataacaatttacttttttttacaCCAAAAAATATCACCTACTAATAATTACAACGTAAAAGGGTCATATTTTCCCTTATACTTTAAGAAAAATGTCATATTTGTCCTTCgtcatatttttttgatatatttaccCCTACCATCCAAATTTAAACACATATTTACCCTTGGGATTGTTAAGTCTCATCTCCCCACTTTTATCATCCTACATGGCGCCTATGTAGCATGCCTACatggatatatatatttattccaCTTAAAATTTTCTCCTAATTTAATCATTATACCCAACTCAATATTACACCACCAATTTAATCCATAAAACCCACTCTAATACTCTCATTTCATTGTCACTTTTCCATGAAAAAAATGATCCTTTTGTTAGGTGTTTGCCCTAACTTTCCTAGTATAATTAggtttttcttttcctaaaaggaaaacacaatgtctccatatttggctagtcctttttcttataggaaaatgttaatgactctataaataaaggcttattccttctaacttagtagcattcacaatgtagtcttaggggctttgagagttttgtgtagggggagaaacggtgagacacaagtgttacgttaacacttgtgtgaacctctttttattccgagtgaattgtgtgaggttatttttctcgattatttgtactctcatattttatagtggattgctcatctcctcttgtggacGTAGGTCAGTtgaccgaaccacgttaaatgtttgtgtctcttatggtatatttttcatttgtcttcttactcatggtcattcaaggtttgctttgctagcttcctcatgacacctaattatttcggtcctaacaagtggtatcagagcgaggtTAAAAAATGAGTGTTCATCTTGGCGGGTTCAGTTCTAGCTGCAACCTTTTTGACAGTAATGAAGATTTTCGTTGGAGAAATTTTTCAGAGAAGTTCTCTGTGCCCAGACATAGATTTTGCAGAGGAGATTTTGAAGATGGAGATGAAACCTGTTGAAGATTATGTGAAGAAGGTGGAGCAAATTTATTTTGTTAGAAATTCAGGCCAAGAGGGAGAATTGTTAGGTGTTTGCCCTGACTTTCCTAGTATAATTAggtttttcttttcctaaaagaaaaacacaatgtctccatatttggctagtcctttttcttataggaaaaggttaatgactctataaataaaggcttattccttctaacttagtagcattcacaatgtagtcttaggggctttgagagttttgtgtaggaggagaaacggtgagacacaagtgttacgttaacacttgtgtgaacctctttttattccgagtgaattgtgtgaggttatttttctcgattatttgtactctcatattttaTAGTGGATTGTGTTAGGACcgaaaataattaggtgtcatgcgGAAGCTAGCAAAGCAAACCTTGAATGACCATGAGTAAAAAGACAAACGAGAAATATACCATAAGAGACACAaacatttaacgtggttcggtcaACTGACCTACgtccacaagaggagatgagcaatccactataaatatgagagtacaaataatcgagagaaataacttcacacaattcactcagaataaaaagaggttcacacaagtgttaacgtaacacttgtgtctcaccgtttcttcccctacacaaaactctcaaagcccctaggactacattgtgaatgctactaagttaaaaggaataagcctctatttatagagtcattaaccttttcctataagaaaaaagactagccaaatatggagacattgtgttttccttttaggaaaaggaaaacctAATTATACTAGGAAAGTCAGGGCAAACACCTAATAgattgctcatctcctcttgtggacGTAGGTCAGTtgaccgaaccacgttaaatgtttgtgtctcttatggtatatttctcgtttgtcttcttactcatggtcattcaaggtttgctttgctagctttcgcatgacacctaattatttcGGTCCTAACACCTTTGATAGAGAAATAGCAAGGTTTGTTCATCGAATCGGGACATACGCTCTAGCTGTCTTCTAAAATGATAAATCGCCTCTATAATTGCCCTTACCCCTCCAATCTCGTGATCTAGAAGACCAGATAATTCATCTTCCAGAGACGAGAGTCTAGAAAGTAAATTTCTGAATCCCTTTCTAGTTTTTCTAAAGCCTGTTCtgcttttgttttgattttattGTGATTTTTATATACTTTGGTACACACATTCAATGAAATTCATTATCCTATATTTGTAAAagaattgttatttttttgtgGAAAAGCGACAATGAAATATGAGTATTAGGAGTATGTTTTACGGATTAAATGGTTGGGTATAATATTGAGTTCggtataataattaaattaggaGGATTTTTTAAtggaataaatatatttatatccaTGTAGGCTTGCCTTATAAGTGCCACGTAGAATGATAAAAGTAGGAAGATGAGACTTAACAATCCAAGGAAAAATATGTGCTTGAAGTTGGATGCTAGAggcaaatatatcaaaaaaatatgacGAATGACAAATATGACCCTTTTCTTAAAGTACAAGGGCAAATATGACCCTTTTCCGTAATTATAATTTATGAGTGACAAACATTTGAAATGAAAGGTATATTTGTTCTATATCAAATACTGTTACACCcggtaaaattatcaaaatacccCTAGACTAAAGAATGCTGGTTCAATGCATCATCCTTAACTTTTTTGGTCAATCTAAGGCCGAATTATCGATCAGGGAGAAAAATAATGTGGGAAAGAGGTCTTGATTGAATTTTATGTCAACCGAATCAGAAGATAAATTTTTGGAGTGAAGTGACGGTAAACAGAGGAGTGGGCGACATGTCCGTGTTGCAGACCTGCTGCAGACTTGCACTAAATTTTATCGTAGTTATTTTCTTCGAGGATAAAATTGGATTGAaagtttttttgaaaaaaaactaTGAGGGAACAAGTCAGTGTCGCACACTTGTTCCCCCACAAGTCAAATTTTCTgcccattttttatttttaaaaagggacattttggtcttttttccaTCCCTACTATACTTAACGCACGACTGATATAGGTTGTTTTCGatcttaaaagtatttttaaacGTTCCTAAGTCCATTCTATGTATCATAACTAGAGACCTAGGGCTAAGGAGTGGAGAAGAGGCTAGGGTTCAAAGGATTTAAACAATTTTTTGCCAGATTGATTGTCTTATCTTcatcccaggtatgtaaggctaagcAAAAGCATGGACTTTGTTCTTCTATGTGgtccatgattgtgataggttgatttgttaatgaattgagtccccattattgtgtttcttgagattTTTTCTTAAACTTAACATACTtctttttacataatattgtgtaatttatgttttctatgaacttgttcttgaacGAATGATTCTTGACTATTTAATTCATAAAcccttatgatattttgatcaatattgaatgaatatgattaaggattgagtctagaactttgaacttgtgaatgtatgattgtgattggatgtgagcatgatgatagttttgatgaaACTTGTTAGCCTTGGCATCTTTATTATTGAATCAATTGAATGATCCcaactaaatattttaataaatgattgtcccaactactcataaatgaatgatttaagaatgattggaagatttattgttcgaaaggattgattggatagaaacGATGAACTAATGaaagtccatatgagacttcttgattggtttgattgaaaGATTGATTATCCAataggattgatttgatagaactgatgaaatgataaaatttcatatgagacttgttgatttgTTTGATTGGAAGATTGATTGTCCAAAAAGACTGATTTGATAGAACCgatgaactgataaaagtccatatgagtcttgttcattggttgattggtattgattgtcttatgagcattgagtcttagaaggagtatcgagcatcgaattagCTAAGA
This Solanum dulcamara chromosome 8, daSolDulc1.2, whole genome shotgun sequence DNA region includes the following protein-coding sequences:
- the LOC129901331 gene encoding peroxidase P7-like, translated to MASFKSAIVLFFLVSLMGSSSAQLTTGFYSKSCPKLYETVKSVVNSAIQKETRMGASLLRLFFHDCFVNGCDGSLFLDDTSTFTGEKRAQPNFNSARGFEVIDNIKSAVEKVCPGVVSCADILAVTARDSVVILGGPNWDVKLGRRDARTASQGAANSSIPTPTSNLNRLISSFSAVGLSTKDMVALAGAHTIGQARCTSFRGRIYNETKNLDASLARTRQNNCPRTSGSGDNNLAPLDLQTPTNFDNHYFVNLVNKKGLLHSDQQLFNGGSVDSIVKSYSNNPSSFTTDFVTAMIKMGDIRPLTGSKGEIRKNCRRIN